From the Triticum urartu cultivar G1812 chromosome 4, Tu2.1, whole genome shotgun sequence genome, the window ATTTATCTTGGCTTCCTACAGACTAAAGAAATTATAGAAGAACATCAAATATAATGTGCCACCTcatgtttttatttatttttgcagTGTTCTAGATTATTTTTGTCTAGAATTCCTATTTTTTTTAATACATGACTTCCAAGCGATAGTTTTCAAGTTTTCATATCTTCACATGATCTTTCCTCCTATGGTGGATCTCTTCGACTGTGAGCTCTCAGTTTCCACCATCTTGGAGATGTTGTCTATGGGGAAAAGGGAAGGTTGACCTGGTGTAGAGTGTACCACATCTCAATGACATCTGTGCAATAGAGAGTTGTTGTAAGAACATGTTGTGCATCTCCACATATCTTGACCAATCTCTCTTGGCACCAATGCAAAGTTGCCAGGCATTGCCCCCTCGACAATGGGATGCTGACCTTGGAAGTCTCTTCGCAAATCTCATCGGCTGACTCTCAAGTCACAACGAAATAGGAGAAACATGACATTTTGAGCCGATGTGCTAAGTGAGCCATAGGGTAAAAAAATTCTCATTATCATGAGATTTAGATCTTTGATCTTGACAATTGCACAAGTAGGTCCTTAAGCTTGCATAAAAACATAGGATCAATCCGTGTTACACTTAAGTAGATAAAACAAAACTGAACCAACCCTAGTAGATCAGTATTTTCCCCTGATACTATACTAAGGAATCCCACTTAGGGTCCGAATCCGGCTCCAATGAAACATTTGCTTTGTAATCATCTTGGCGAATTTGCCCCCAAGTAGAAGCTAGGCACGATGAAAAGAAAATGCAAGTAATGAGGTAAACTTGACAATAATGCCGCAATCGAAGGCAAAAATACGGTACAACATAATTCTTAGCCTACCTAAATATATCGTGGTGTTAAACACTAACCATGTTTGTTCTGGAGTATGGGCTCCATGGAGCCATTTTatgaaaaaaaaaatcaaaaatcaTGTTTCAAGTTTCAGAAAATACAAAAATAAAATCCACATGTACCTTTGAATGTGTATAGACTTTCGTAATGATATTTTTTACATCTGAGCTGCAAAAAAGAACAAACAAGTAGTTTGTTAGCACATATACTGTTCATTATTAGAATCCACAATTTGTTTTGtaacatttttttgaaactttAAACATTAATTTTTTATCTTTTTGTTAAAAAAAGGATCCATGGAGTCTGAGCTTCAAAACGGAGCTATGCTACACGCACGGACGGATTTGTTTTAGAAAAGGAGGAAGACcctcggcctctgcatctggacgatgcatacagccattttattaattattgacataagaccttacaaagtcatacaacagtaagactaaagccaccgtctaagcaccatctgtcgctactcctatccagttgatgaaggagcgctgAAAGTCTAGGCCTAATACCAAATAGACCTtgcagccaaacctaacatctaagacttgaggtcccaaccaggacgcctgctgggtatgggcacccaccagtccggcgtactcctcaaccaggacgcctgccgggtatgaggacgccgcagccacctgccaaCAATCCATCTTCAGAGTTGTACTGCTACATCTACCTTGCCCGGTCTAGCTACCGCCGACGCCAGACAGCGTCaccctcctgcgcgagtccatctccgcTCATCGGGAGCCAAGTCTCCACTGCGCCACGCCGCCGAGATCCGCTGTCATCAATGGACAAGATGAAACACCGTTCCTCCTCTTGTCCCCTCCAACCAACACTtgctccaaaacgatgcccccAGGAGGGAGAACAACACCAAAGACAGCATCATCATCCGATCCGGTAGACCCAGATCTCGGGTTTCCCCCAGAACTTTCGGATCAGGTTGACGTGACCTGCAACGACGATGCCTCCAGAAGGGAACGACATCCGAGACGCCGCCATCGTCCGCCAGGACCGCAGTCAGGCGCGATTTTCACCGGAAGCCACGTCTTCCCGACCTCGCGGCTGGCTGGAACCGAGCAGAACCTCGCCACGAAGACGTATGTCGCCGTCGGTACTCCGGCAGAGATCCGACATCTCCTCACCGGCCCCTCCACGCGCCGCCGGTCGACGGAAGACCTCCCCGCGACGGATCCAATCGGAGCGTTGGATCCGCAGTCACCATCCTGACCAGAACAGCCTACCCCGCCGGATGGGGCgctgccaccgccgccgtccATTCAGGGTCGCCGCTCCACCGGCTATGGTGCGCCAGCCACAGCTGCACGGCCTGAGGTCACCACCCTAGCCGCTGCCTTTGGATCGCACGAGAGGAGCCGCCCCTGCCGCCTCGGATGAGATCCACCTCGTCCACCCGCCGCCACTGCAGCCCACGCCGACGACATCGACGGCTGGAGGAGGCGCTAGAGGGTGCGGGCCGCGCTAGGGTTTCGGGTCCCCTGGCGTCGCCCAGGGGGAGGCGACGCGAGGGGGAGGGGAAGTGAAGGGAATAATGATTTAATGATGTGTGCCTAAAAATGAAGGAGAATTTCACTTCCCCGACCTCTGCACCAACTAGGGATGCATACAGCCGTTTTAGTATGAGTGCCAAGTTAAACATGGTCCTCAGAATTTTTTAAATGAGTATGAAGATACTTTTTGATGAGTGGTTCCACCACACACCAAACTTGATCCTCAATAAATGGAGGAAAACCCCTGTACATCACCTGTCAATTCTATAAATTGAACTCGGGTTGTTAGGCTGCACAACCGCACGCACGGACGGATTAATACGGGATTTACAGAATGGCTTAGTTGGGATAGTTTAATTGGATAGAAACCAGGGTTAGGGGCCCACACCCCCTGAAAATCAGGAGGGTGAGGATTAGTTCTGGAAGAAGCCCCGTAAAGCTCTGTGAGTTTAGAATTTTCGTCCAAAACGCCACTCTTCTACCCCCTTCGTCTGGGTTTAGAAGGTGCGGTTCAAAATTTCTTCTGGACAAAATAATATAAGGCTTGTCTCATATTCCCATATCTTGACAGAATGGTGAGCCACCGCATGTAGCCTTTGCTGCAATCAAAATAGTAAATGGCCATCACATCTTAGCATCAACCGGGCTTTCTTTTCCATTGTGAATTGAACGGAAGTATTGCACTAACGTGTACACAGTCGCTCGTGGTTTCTAGATGATGGCTGATCACACAGATGTGTGAGCAGTGGACAGCGCAACTAACATAATTTTCTGCTTTCGGGGGACAACTAACAGAGTTAAAATATTGTTACCCTTCTGCTATCATCGCATGGAGACACACACGCAAAGTCCAGCTGTGCTTATTAACACCCTGTAGGTACACACATTGGTTCCTTCATTTGTAATTAACCAATATAACTTCATTGCCATGTTACACAATACTTGTCACTCCAGCTAGCTAGCTGCAATGTTAATTGATGCAGCCTCCAGATCTGCTTTGTTTCGCCCACCCTATAAAACCACACAATATGTATCTCCAGTTCTCCACACAACACACACAAAGCACATCAGGTGCAACACTAGCTACAAGCACAAGAAATAGGCAGCAATGGCGAGGCATGGCCTCCTCGCCGTGCTCCTCGTCGGGGTAGTGGCAGCATCCACTTTCCACCAAGCATCCGCTGCTGGCCGAGGCCTTGCTGCCGTCAAGAAGTTTGCGGAGCCAAAGCCAAAGCCAGAACCCAAACCAGAGCCAATGCCAAAACCTATGCCACACTCAGAGCCGGAGCCTTGCAAACCTGAACCGATGCCCAAACCCAAACCAAAGCCTGGACCCAAGCCAGAACTTGGACCAAAGCCCGAGCCGATGCCAAAACTGAAGCCAAAGCCCAAGCCCAAGCCCTGCTCCAAACCAAAGCCAAAGCCTAAGCCCGAGCCCATGCCGAAACCTGAACCAAAGTCGGAGGCCAAGCCTAAACCTGAACCGAAACCGAAGCCGCCTTCAAAGTGCAAACCACCGACCACTCACAGTTGATGGGATACTGATATATGCCAGTTGCTGGATGAGACCCCGTATGAAGCCACAGTGTGTTATTTTTAGAATAAGTGGTGTTGTATTCCCTGTATTCATTTATAGTTCCATGCACGTGTGATGAGTATTAGTACTCTGTAATTATTATTTGCATGTTAGTATATGTTAATCTACTTTGTATGTGACTCGGCTCATTCTTTTGAGTATCTACGCATGATTGCATCCATTTATATGAATGAGCTATTTTGTCCCGTCTATGTTGTTTTCTCTATAGGGTGCAgtctcattttttttcttttgagaaCCTATATATAGGGTGCAGTCTCATGAACATGTATGcctttttttcagaattttttggaACCTCAAAATATGATTTTTGACTTTTCAAAATAACCACCTCCATGGAGGTCGCCCACCATTTTGCGGGCTCACTTCCCCTATTGCATACTGtcttattctttttttttcttaTCCTTTGTAATCACACGTGGCCATTAATTTCTGGAGATGGGGTTTGGTTTCCTAGTGATGCTAGCTGGCACCGGAGCCCATGATCGCGTGCGTGGAACGGTAATTCAAGAACGAGAGGGCACATATGACAGTGTCCTTCAAGGCGTTATAGGCGTTCATGTTCCGGGAGATCAGCCTACCAAGATCGAGAGCCGGCCACACTAGCACCTTGTCTCCTTCCGTAACCCTCGCCTGTCACAGTCATAGTCGCTCACAAACGAGGAGGCTTGATGAGGATGATGCTATTGTGTTACCTTGTCTTGCAGGAGTAACGTGGGTTGCCACCTCGATGCTTCTGCTACTCTGTCGTGTTCCTGCAGTCCTGCTCTTCTACTTGGTTTGTATAGTTCGACCAGTAGCCTTCATAGTCTGTTTGGCAAACTAACGGAAGGGGAATGAGAGTTTAACTCTAATTCCCTTTCCCCATCTCAATTACCAGCCCTCCCCTAGGTAATAGATATGTGGAACTTCTACACGTGAATTCCCCTTCCATCTCCCTATTGAATTCTCATTCCACCCAAACAAACAAAGGAATAAAACTCTCTATGCCTCAAACTCCCATTCCCTCTCTTCAATTCCACTGAACCAAACACGTTGTCAAAGGGAGTCTAAACCCACTCGATTTAAAACGAATGTTTACCAGCTTAATTGTTCCTTCCAAAAAGCAGGATTATATGATCTATGTAGTTTGTTCTTTCTAGCGGTTCGGTTGGAGATTTGGTAATGAGAAAAATACCCGTTCGTTACCTTATTGAGATGCATACTATTTATGTCTATCCCGCAAACAAAAACAGCACATATTTGACATGGTTATTTAATTCTGTAAACTTGACATGATTATAAAGTAGCAATGCTCATACATCCACACTGAAATTCAATATAACCTTAACGACACAATGGATGGTATCACACACAACACAAGCAATCCTAGTGCAATAATATTACACGTGTAGATAAAACAACAAACTCTCAAACCAAGTGCCACCTGGCAACTTAAGTAGCATGCAGCTGGTTGCCGTTATTATTATTCTTGTCCCCTTTCCAATTCGCTagctgatatatatatatatatatagcagaAGATAAGATGATATTATTACGCTTGCGTGCGCGCATGTGTGCGTGTTCTCATGCATTACTTAATTCATGGACGATGGTGGCTGCCATTCGGTGCTTGAAGGAGGGGCCTTTTCGACGTCCTTGTCCACATGCCCAGCGGCGGCGCCGGCAACGTTGCCGTCCTCGCCGGAGATCTCTTCGAGCGATCGGCCCATCGTCTCAGGGACGAGGAAGGTGAAGAAGAAGCCGAACATGTTGGTGACAGAGAGAAGGATGAGCGCCTGCTTCATGTGCTTGGGGTCGCCCTTGAGGGTGAGGGTCTGCACCCCGAAGGCGGCAACGATGGCGCCTGCCTTGCCCGACGCGGCGCTGATGGCGTGGCATGTAGAGCGGACACGCGTGGGGAATAGCTCGGCCGGCAGCACGAAGGTGGTGCTGTTGGGGCCGAAGTTTGCGAAGAAGAATGTGAGCGCGTAGAGGATGGCGAACAGGGCGTGGCCCTTGTCCTTGAGGTATTCGTATTTGATGCCCATCACTAGCATGAACAGGGACATCATGAAGAAACCAAGGAGCTGGATCAAGTACCTGCATTCAATTCATGGATGCTCAAATTAATGTGTAGGTGTAACGAAACTAACCAAGTCGATCGTGCATGAGCCATGCATGCATATAGGTATGTACTCCCTCCGGCCttttttactccgcatattaggaTTTTGTCCAGTAAAACTTTGCAAAGTTTGATcaaatttatatttaaaaacTATGAACATCTATAATATCAAATATATACACTATGGAACTAAATTTCAAAATGGATATAACTATATTGATTTGGCTTTGTGAATAttgatacttttttctataagttCGATGAATGTAGAGATACGTTGATTTCGAACAAAACTTATATGCTGACttaaaaggaccggagggagtacataccTTCCCATCTTGTCGATGAGTGCCACGGTGACCCAGTAACCGGGGAAAGTGCCGAAGAGGGCGATGAGGAACATGGCTCGTGATATCACGAACACCTCTTTGAGCGCGTTCATGGAGCCCGGGGTGCCGGTGAGGTTGATGGCTGGGAAGATGTCCTTTTGTGTCAGGTTCTGGCTGTAGAAGGCGATGTCGAGGAGGAACCACGTGGTGGTGGTGCCGATGAGGTGCAAGCCGTGACGCCGCGCAAACTCCATGGACAGCAGAGAGTATTCGTTGGCCGCCCTAAACTTGGAGAGCTTCTCCTGCTCCTCGTCGATGCGGATCTCCAGCACTTTCTGCATGTCGTTGGTAGCCTGCTTGGCGTTACCCTCGATGAGAGCGGTGTACCTGGCGGTCTCGGGCATCTTCATCCGCCAGTAGAAGGTGGCCACCGCGGGGAACGCCCCGAGCATGAGCACGACGCGCCACATGTAGTCCGCCCCGGGCCACTGATCCATTTGACCATCAACCGTCAGGCCATGGTGCGCATCCCACGCCGGTGCAGGGTTGTAGTGGAGGAAAATGGCGGAGACGATCATGGACACGAGGCCCGCGAAGATGATGCCGACGCCCTGCATGGCGAAGACGGCGGCGATGAAGGCGCCGCGGGTCTTCTTGTTGGCGTACTCGGACATGATTGTGGCGGACAGCGGGTAGTCCCCGCCGATGCCGAAGCCGAGCCAGAAGCGGAAGAAGCAGAGCGTGCCGATGACGGCGCTGGCAGAGCTCCCGAAGGAGAGGCCGGAGCCGATGGCGCACACGGCCATGAGGACGAGCGTGATCCCGTAGACGCGCTTGCGGCCGAGCTTGTCCCCGAAGTAGCCGAAGACGAGCTGGCCCATGAGGGTGCCGACGAGCGCGACCCCCGTGACCATGTTGTTGATGCGCACGGGCATGGTGCCGGGTTTGCCGATGTCGGCGTTGCTGTCCGGGTAGTAGAGGCGGCCGAGCAGCTTGGAGACGGTGGTGATGCAGAAGAGGTCGTAGGCGTCGGTGAAGAAGCCCATGCCCGCGATGACGATGGCCTTCATGTGGTACATCTGGGTGCGCGCCGAGTCCAGAGCGTCCAGCACCGCGAGGTTCTGCCCCCCTCCGCCGCCCGCCCCATTCTCCGCCATCTCGGTCCCGACTTTTTTTCGATAAAGGGCGCTTTTATGAGACTGTGTCTCAACTCTCGACCCAACTCCCGTGTTAATTTGGTGCTTTGCTGCTTGCTCGCCATGGTTCTTATAACTGTGCTCCGGCCGGAGATAATGACGATGAAGGAGAGGACGGCGGCAACAAGGGAAAACTGTCCTCATCGCTCGTAGCCTCCGTCTGCCTCGTGCTGGTTGGCTGGCAGCATATTCCGCATACTAATCGGATCATACATTCCTCATCGTTTGAACACACACGGACATACTTTTACAAGTTTAATACACCGGGACAAACATACACGACAGAATAATACCCTTGACAAAGACGAAAAATAAACAAGCAGCCGTTCCCATCTAGAAAATGGCGGGAAGCGAGGCGTGTGCTTATTTTGTCTCTCTCGTGAAATTTACTTGGAGGCTAGCGCTGGGGAACGCACCTCGACATGGCAGGAGCGAAGGTAACTAAGGCACAAATGTGTCTTTTTGGCAGGATATTCCGCAACCAGTCGACCCCCCTTGCTGGTCGGCGATAGGTAGGTACTCCCTCTGTCCTAGAATATAGAATATAGGAACGTTTTCACCATTATGCCAGTGTTAAAAACGTTATTATATTATGAAACGGAGGGAATAGTACCGTAAGAACAAAGGAAGGTCCAGCTGTCAACATAGTTTTCCAACGGTTGCAGGCCAACTGTCTGAATCATCGGTGTCGTGTGTGGTAATAAAAAAGACTGTTTTGCTACACCTCAGTCAGTCAGCTGAGATTTAGCAGAGTGCCGGTCAAGTTCATGGCCATTCGATCACTAGCATTGAGATTGTGTGAGGCTTGATGCCGTGATGGCTGATGTATTTCTGTATCGCTGTCCATCGTCATGGGATGTGCTTCGTATAAAAATAGTTTTGCCCCTGACCTGGGCCATTCGATCAAATGCATTGAGATTCATGTGTCATGCAATGTAGTTTGGCAGATCGTTTCCCACCTTTGCCTGCGCCTCGTCGCAGCAAATATAGATTGCGCAGCAAATCTCGCTTCCCTTGTAACGGGCTGGCTCATCAAGCTTACCGACTTTTCAGTTTTTGGAACCTTCCACCAGTTTTCGGAAGTTTACACCGGTTTTGAAAAGCTTCCGGCCATTTTTCTCTTCATTTTTCTGCCGGTTTTACTCGTCTTATATAAAAAAACATTATGCTTAATTTCAAAATGGCCATTCTAAAATTAGTGAAAACTTtcaaatttattatttgaaaaaTCATGATTATTTTATAAAATGCATTACTATTGAATATTTTTGAAGTTCATGATTGTTTTAAAATCactgaacattttttaaatttgtgaACACTTTTGAAAATTATTGAAGACCTcttatattcatgatcatttttTTCTGATTTCGttatttttttcaaaagaaaCAAGAAAATTGGTAGCCTTCTTCCCGCGAGATAATAGAGCGGTGGTAGCAAAAGGCGAGCAACAAAAAAAAGAACAAGAACCCGAGTGAGCCAGTTATTGGGTCGGCCCATGTTGATTGACCTGTGCATTATAGGTACAAAAGGATCATGCGGCGCGGAATAGCTGCACCCACATTTATTATTTCTCATGCGGGCTAGCCTATTTTGTTGGGTCGGTAGCCGCACATTCTAGGGCCTGTGATTCTTTATATGAATGAGTGAAATGAATTTCTCTTATTCTACCCAACACGGGCAAATTGCACATGCATAACGGTTTTGTGTATTTTCTTGGGTTTTCGAATGTTTCACCGATTTTTcggtttccttttctttttatgcAGTTTTCTTCAGGATTCCCTCCGACATTTCAGTTAACATTTCATTTATTTTCTCCTTTTTGTGTTTCtttttccttcctcttctttttaATACAAGCGTAATTTTATGAACATTTTAAAATTTTATATATTTTCATAAATTAATGAAACTTGTGAAATTCGTACATATTTTTGAAATTAAATAGAATGTTATAAAAATCCATGAAATTTTAGTAGTTCAGCAACATTATTTCTAAAACTGGATAGCATTAAaattttttgaacattttctaaatacaTGAATACCTTCAAACATTCATAATCattttatttttatattttcataatATATTAATTTATAAACTTTTATAACAAAAAATCCTttgaaataaaaaataataaggAAACAGATACATTATTGGGCCAGCCATTCAGAGGCCTCGTAGGAGAACTCATGAGCGAAAGGACTAAAGGCCTAAAGATGAATAAAGAAACTTGCCTTTTTGAACCTTTTTTGAGATCTACTCTTTCCCTTTGAGAGATGAAGAAAAAGATTGAGGATCCACACGGGCACAACACCAGCGTGAACTTGACTCTCTTTATTTTTATCAGTTTTAGGGATGTAAAGTTATGCGCTTTAACGGTTTGTTTGAACTGAGGGAACATACAAGTGTATAATTACAAGATGTTTTGAAGTCCCTTTCAGCTATACTACGGGCCTGTTCGGAAATGGCCCAGCTCCTCTGAATCCTCAACTCCCGCTCCTCCACCCAAAATGCTGCTCCTTCTAAAAAATAGCACTAAAAAAAACTGTTCGGCAACAGCTTCGCTCCCGATCCAGGAGGAGAGCTCCAACCGTTTTCCACTTGGCGGTGGCAATTCTTCCGTAAATCTTATCAACTCTGTGATTTTCCAGATCTGAGATCCTGAAAACTGTAGCTCCGTGGAATTGCACTGTAGCCTGCTCCGCTCCAGATTTTCAACTCCGCAGAGTTCGGGCGTTCGGCACCGGCTCCACAAGCGGAGTTGAGGAGTGGAGGGAATCCAAACACACCCTACATATGAGCACATGGCCACAACACACGAAGAATCTTCTCAGCTTGACTATAGCCACTAATAGGAGTTCCACACACCACTCTCATTCTTATTTTTCCTTGCCACATGCCTGCAAATTCTCATAGATTTTTGTCAGTGTTCGGGCCTTTTGTGAACGTACAACATCGTCGTTGGTCTTGTGGTGCCTCCTAAAGAAGTGACAACTCAGAGCTTCTTGAGTTGCCAGTCAAGCTGAAGGGTTGTACGCTAGCGGACAGATCAAGTCTCCGATAGAGTGGTCCACATGCTGCATCACCAGGTTCTGCATTGTAAAATTGGAAGATGAAGATGAGCGCATGTCTGGAAGGAATTAATCTGGCGATGCAGTGGAGTGCACATCAGTTTGTGGTGGAGTCTGATTCAGCAGAGCTCGTTGCTATGGTTAATAGTCCCAGCCGGGATGGCTCTGCTCTCTGCCAGCTTGTGGGTGAGATCAAGCATCGTATGGCTTCAGACCGGTGTACAAGCCTGAAAAAGATACCCCGAGCCCAGAACCATGCGAGCCACCTGCTTGCAAAATTCGGCCGTGAAGAGAATCGTACTGTGGTATGGTTAGGAGCAGGTCCTGCAGGGCCGTCTCCAGAAATTTGAGGCCCCGGTGCGATACAAAATGGACCCCTAAATTTCGGAACCTGATAGAAACATTATAGTTGCACTTAATTATTTAACTTAGTTTTATTTCAATCATGTTTAGAAATATACCGAGTATTAGTGTAAAATAAAATAGATTGTACTAAGTCGATAGTAATATTCTACGGATCAGCAACATCAATATTTATGAAaatatctactccctccgtctgaaaAAGCTTGTCCCTCAAAGTGATGTATCTCGCACCAAGTTGATgatagatacatccatttgagaaAAGCTTGGGACAAGTTtttcggacagagggagtagtgtTTTTTAAATATATTTATTTAGTACAATGGCTCGACGAGCTAAAGTATATGATAAATTGATGAAAATATCTAGTGTTTTTGTAACTAGTAATATCATAGAGACGCCATAATGTGGAAATAATTCTGAAACTGAAAAACAAGACCACATCCCAGTTTAGGCTTAGCGTGGAATACTAACAATAAAAGTAATCCATGTACTTAGTAGGAGGGTAGCAGAAAGTTACCTACTACCAATCTACGATCATGGACTTACGCCTGTGTGAACGAGGCCATGTCGGCGGCGAACTGTTGCACAACGCTGGCCAGAGGTCGTCCTGCTCGCGCAAGAGGGAGGAGATATTCCGCCACTACGGGAAAACGGTCCTACCCCGACGGCCAAACCTATGCCTACGGCGGCCGTCGGCCTAGTTTGAGATATGCCGACAGCCCAGTCCTGGCCGTCGGCCTACCCTGGCCG encodes:
- the LOC125550186 gene encoding protein TsetseEP-like, which translates into the protein MARHGLLAVLLVGVVAASTFHQASAAGRGLAAVKKFAEPKPKPEPKPEPMPKPMPHSEPEPCKPEPMPKPKPKPGPKPELGPKPEPMPKLKPKPKPKPCSKPKPKPKPEPMPKPEPKSEAKPKPEPKPKPPSKCKPPTTHS
- the LOC125550185 gene encoding inorganic phosphate transporter 1-11-like produces the protein MAENGAGGGGGQNLAVLDALDSARTQMYHMKAIVIAGMGFFTDAYDLFCITTVSKLLGRLYYPDSNADIGKPGTMPVRINNMVTGVALVGTLMGQLVFGYFGDKLGRKRVYGITLVLMAVCAIGSGLSFGSSASAVIGTLCFFRFWLGFGIGGDYPLSATIMSEYANKKTRGAFIAAVFAMQGVGIIFAGLVSMIVSAIFLHYNPAPAWDAHHGLTVDGQMDQWPGADYMWRVVLMLGAFPAVATFYWRMKMPETARYTALIEGNAKQATNDMQKVLEIRIDEEQEKLSKFRAANEYSLLSMEFARRHGLHLIGTTTTWFLLDIAFYSQNLTQKDIFPAINLTGTPGSMNALKEVFVISRAMFLIALFGTFPGYWVTVALIDKMGRYLIQLLGFFMMSLFMLVMGIKYEYLKDKGHALFAILYALTFFFANFGPNSTTFVLPAELFPTRVRSTCHAISAASGKAGAIVAAFGVQTLTLKGDPKHMKQALILLSVTNMFGFFFTFLVPETMGRSLEEISGEDGNVAGAAAGHVDKDVEKAPPSSTEWQPPSSMN